In the genome of Leptospira inadai serovar Lyme str. 10, one region contains:
- a CDS encoding Gldg family protein, with protein MKNELFRRILSWGSILGLLLFFPIYDSLVAVGSKLGFSLGILALFIAAGSISFLIPKKDETDMNQLVSSGLGIGALGIYFLRSYLEDFALQKGGAAPVWISSVREFLLVLLVLFVLGSFFLGLLREWERESLGAQSSLKSSKQGLIRDFLLGTGILLLIIILANYVSSIRNHNFDLSSQGQFSFSLEAKKILKQLPEGELDVIAFYPRPLESSPASDKSNSLALRRIRPDLEILLGQLTSIHPVFKVKFINADVELDELADFGQVSNGIVLVRFKKKGATAVEKFPEQRISVKDKTDLEDFERKFVQAVVNVTTSERKIYFTESNGERYSQAFQNLPNERLNRLSAGLAFLNFKVFGLGFKDGWPPKVPDNVDLLVIAGPTVPLGPEARVAVLDYVLKRKGKVLITIEPKGGETFDWLLQEVGYSFVKTGFSQIPSQPGVIVTKSFRKHPIEESLSKKDLGVVFPYSGYFEAKATAGNKKEFDSYILLESGGDAYLDPNQNGKQDPGEEKKNLPIGLVLQTIQKTETSPADVIPGAPPIPSIPNDSAAEEQGRIVIYSGTSWLTDQYLPFAANYELASSSTTWMYQNLSLPAIAPKKEEIQTVSLTDGQKRAVWILGMFVFPGLIAGLGSIYVIRRRKIGRKDED; from the coding sequence ATGAAGAACGAATTATTTCGCCGAATTCTTTCCTGGGGATCCATCCTAGGTTTACTCCTCTTCTTTCCGATTTACGATAGCTTGGTTGCAGTCGGCTCTAAATTGGGTTTTTCTTTAGGAATTCTTGCCCTTTTCATCGCAGCAGGAAGTATTTCTTTTTTAATTCCTAAGAAAGATGAAACGGATATGAACCAACTGGTTTCATCCGGATTAGGAATCGGTGCATTAGGAATTTATTTTTTACGATCTTACTTGGAAGACTTCGCTCTCCAAAAGGGAGGTGCGGCTCCCGTTTGGATCTCTTCGGTCCGGGAATTCCTTTTAGTACTTTTGGTCCTTTTCGTTCTCGGAAGCTTTTTTCTGGGCTTATTACGAGAATGGGAAAGGGAATCGTTAGGTGCACAATCCAGCTTAAAGTCTTCGAAGCAGGGGCTGATTCGTGATTTCCTTTTAGGAACGGGAATTTTACTCCTGATCATCATCTTGGCGAACTACGTTTCGAGCATCAGAAATCATAATTTCGATTTAAGTTCCCAGGGACAGTTTTCCTTTTCTTTGGAAGCAAAAAAAATTCTGAAACAACTTCCGGAAGGCGAGCTTGATGTGATAGCCTTCTACCCGAGGCCTTTAGAAAGCTCGCCCGCCTCGGATAAGTCCAATTCGCTTGCTTTAAGAAGAATTCGCCCCGATCTCGAAATCTTGTTGGGTCAGCTTACCTCGATTCACCCAGTGTTTAAAGTTAAGTTCATTAATGCGGATGTGGAATTGGACGAACTCGCGGATTTCGGCCAAGTTTCGAATGGCATCGTGCTAGTGCGCTTTAAGAAAAAAGGCGCGACCGCCGTTGAAAAATTTCCCGAACAAAGAATCAGCGTAAAGGATAAGACCGACCTGGAAGATTTTGAAAGAAAATTCGTTCAAGCGGTCGTTAACGTAACCACAAGCGAAAGAAAGATCTACTTTACGGAATCGAACGGCGAGCGTTATTCCCAGGCATTTCAAAATTTACCGAATGAAAGATTAAATCGTCTCAGTGCAGGCTTGGCGTTTTTGAATTTCAAAGTTTTCGGCTTGGGATTCAAAGACGGATGGCCTCCGAAGGTTCCCGATAATGTGGATCTTTTAGTGATTGCAGGGCCGACGGTACCGTTAGGTCCCGAAGCTAGAGTCGCAGTCTTGGATTATGTTTTGAAACGAAAGGGTAAAGTTCTGATTACGATCGAACCTAAGGGAGGCGAAACTTTCGATTGGCTCCTACAAGAAGTCGGCTATAGTTTTGTTAAAACCGGTTTTTCTCAAATTCCATCCCAGCCGGGAGTTATCGTAACTAAATCCTTTCGTAAGCATCCGATCGAGGAATCTCTTTCCAAGAAAGATCTTGGAGTAGTATTTCCGTATTCCGGTTATTTTGAAGCTAAGGCTACTGCGGGAAATAAAAAAGAATTCGATTCCTATATTCTTTTAGAAAGCGGGGGAGATGCTTATCTCGACCCGAATCAAAACGGCAAACAAGATCCGGGGGAGGAAAAAAAGAATCTTCCGATCGGACTGGTTCTTCAAACGATCCAGAAAACCGAAACTTCTCCTGCGGACGTGATTCCGGGAGCTCCTCCGATCCCTTCCATTCCGAACGATTCCGCCGCTGAGGAGCAAGGAAGAATCGTTATTTATTCCGGAACTTCTTGGTTAACCGATCAATATCTTCCGTTCGCCGCAAACTATGAACTCGCCAGCTCCTCGACCACTTGGATGTATCAGAATTTAAGTCTGCCGGCAATTGCCCCCAAGAAAGAAGAGATACAAACGGTTTCACTTACGGACGGGCAAAAGAGGGCGGTTTGGATTTTGGGAATGTTCGTCTTCCCGGGTCTAATCGCAGGATTAGGTTCGATTTATGTGATTCGAAGAAGAAAAATCGGGAGGAAGGATGAGGACTAA
- a CDS encoding ABC transporter ATP-binding protein — MIKVRNLSKFYGKKLAIDRLNFELKEGEIVGLLGLNGAGKTTTIRILTGYLIATDGICELDGLNTFEHPLQVKRKIGYLPETPPLYPELTVSEYLIFASRIKQIDEESVQSELERVCSLTDLSGVKDKVIETLSLGFKKRVGIAQAILGNPEVIIMDEPISGLDPRQIVEIRSLIQNLQEKHTILLSSHILPEVYKTCNRFLFLHNGRIVYQCDRSELEKEMENLSGLEVTLSGKPKAEIEAYLTGISNKVGATIRFVGEEPQGITFLVNTGSERKFKEELYFGINSSGILPEYIRKQDVTLEQIFMNKV; from the coding sequence ATGATAAAAGTAAGGAACCTTTCCAAATTCTACGGAAAGAAACTGGCAATTGACCGGTTGAACTTCGAACTGAAAGAGGGCGAGATCGTCGGCCTTCTCGGTTTAAACGGAGCCGGAAAAACTACAACCATTCGAATTTTGACCGGATATCTGATCGCGACCGATGGAATCTGCGAGTTAGACGGTTTGAATACCTTTGAACACCCGCTCCAGGTAAAGAGAAAAATCGGTTATCTTCCCGAAACTCCTCCTCTTTATCCCGAGCTGACGGTATCGGAATATCTAATCTTTGCATCGCGAATCAAACAAATCGACGAAGAGAGTGTCCAATCCGAACTCGAAAGGGTCTGTTCGTTAACCGACCTCTCCGGTGTAAAAGATAAGGTGATCGAAACTCTCTCGCTAGGATTTAAAAAGCGCGTGGGTATCGCACAAGCGATCTTGGGAAATCCCGAAGTGATCATTATGGACGAACCGATTTCCGGTTTGGATCCTAGGCAGATCGTTGAGATCCGAAGCTTGATTCAAAACTTGCAGGAAAAACACACGATTTTGCTTTCGAGTCATATTCTTCCGGAAGTCTATAAAACGTGTAATCGGTTTCTATTCCTTCACAATGGAAGAATCGTGTATCAATGCGATCGATCCGAGTTGGAAAAAGAAATGGAAAATCTTTCCGGTTTGGAAGTGACTCTTTCGGGTAAACCTAAAGCGGAGATCGAAGCCTACCTGACCGGGATTTCGAATAAAGTCGGAGCTACGATTCGTTTCGTAGGAGAAGAGCCGCAAGGGATTACGTTTCTGGTTAATACCGGATCGGAAAGAAAATTCAAAGAGGAACTTTATTTCGGAATAAATTCTTCGGGAATCCTGCCGGAATATATACGTAAGCAGGACGTGACCCTGGAACAGATCTTTATGAACAAAGTTTAA
- a CDS encoding acyl-CoA thioesterase, whose protein sequence is MLITPIQTRWNDLDPFAHVNNSRYVSYLEIGRVDYCQRKFAVKDIYDVPFLLARIEIDLLKPVELQHRVEVVTCVSNIGNKSWEFTSIVREHDTNVQFAKAKTIQVSYDHRTKSSIPIPDWIRKILSEDLDEFRLGLNS, encoded by the coding sequence GTGCTTATTACTCCGATTCAGACCCGTTGGAATGATTTGGATCCCTTTGCGCACGTAAACAATTCGAGATACGTTTCTTATCTTGAAATCGGGCGAGTCGATTACTGCCAAAGAAAATTCGCCGTCAAAGATATTTACGATGTTCCGTTTCTACTCGCCCGAATAGAGATCGACTTGCTCAAACCCGTGGAATTGCAACACCGAGTCGAGGTCGTCACTTGCGTTTCAAATATTGGAAATAAATCCTGGGAATTTACGTCCATCGTCCGCGAACACGATACGAACGTTCAATTTGCAAAAGCCAAGACTATACAAGTTTCGTACGACCATCGGACGAAGAGTTCCATACCTATTCCCGATTGGATTCGTAAAATATTAAGCGAAGATCTTGATGAGTTCCGCCTCGGGCTTAATTCATAA
- the pheS gene encoding phenylalanine--tRNA ligase subunit alpha — MNLSEELDKIYSEATDLISSSADEAELDRNKNEYLGKKGKLTSVLKNLASLSIEEKKTMGGKANDLSRRLEDFVVQTRENLKSKIFDELASKEWFDVLRPIGSVEPGTLHPISHIQYEVEDIFTSMGFEIWDGPEVETDFNNFSALNFTEDHPARDMQDTFYLDDGNLLRTHTSPIQVRALRKLKPPFRIIAPGRVFRYEEVDASHETCFYQIEGMVVGKDISAGNMIYTMDVLLSRIFEREVKTRLRPGFFPFVEPAFELDINCQVCGGVGCSVCKYSGWLELMPCGLVHPNVFKLNGLDPEAWTGFAFGLGLDRLVMMKYGIHDIRYLHSGNLRFLKQF, encoded by the coding sequence ATGAATTTATCGGAAGAATTGGACAAAATCTATTCGGAGGCAACCGATCTCATATCCTCCTCCGCCGACGAAGCGGAATTGGATCGAAATAAAAACGAATATTTAGGCAAGAAAGGTAAACTTACTTCGGTTCTAAAAAACCTGGCCTCGCTTTCCATCGAAGAAAAGAAGACGATGGGCGGAAAGGCTAACGATCTTTCTCGAAGATTGGAAGATTTCGTCGTTCAAACTCGCGAGAATTTAAAATCGAAAATATTCGACGAACTTGCATCTAAGGAATGGTTCGACGTTCTACGTCCGATCGGCTCGGTCGAACCGGGGACATTGCATCCCATCTCCCATATCCAGTACGAAGTGGAGGATATTTTTACTTCGATGGGATTCGAAATTTGGGACGGTCCTGAAGTGGAAACCGATTTCAATAATTTTAGCGCACTTAACTTTACGGAAGATCATCCGGCGAGAGATATGCAGGATACGTTTTATTTGGACGACGGTAATTTACTTAGGACTCATACATCTCCGATTCAAGTTCGTGCATTACGAAAATTGAAACCTCCATTTCGAATTATCGCTCCCGGTAGGGTTTTTAGATATGAAGAAGTGGACGCTTCTCATGAGACATGTTTTTATCAAATAGAAGGAATGGTCGTCGGAAAGGATATCTCGGCCGGGAACATGATTTATACGATGGACGTTCTACTCTCAAGAATCTTCGAGAGGGAAGTTAAAACGCGTCTTCGTCCCGGCTTTTTCCCGTTTGTCGAGCCGGCTTTCGAACTGGATATTAACTGTCAGGTTTGCGGCGGTGTCGGCTGTTCGGTTTGCAAATATTCGGGTTGGCTGGAACTTATGCCATGCGGTCTCGTGCACCCGAACGTATTTAAATTGAACGGCTTGGACCCGGAAGCTTGGACGGGCTTTGCATTCGGACTCGGCTTGGATCGACTCGTGATGATGAAATATGGAATACATGATATTCGATATCTGCATTCGGGTAATCTCCGCTTCTTGAAGCAATTTTAA
- a CDS encoding ankyrin repeat domain-containing protein → MERFYRNSIAIPALLIFFLIHPSLFSGILANENPLPKIYVHKFKLERNIPSALENRLRNGIINSILRNYEGKYNIADDDSIATLLRQAELKQKQNCSDEICMTQIADAIDADILVSGEISGSPRGFKVYLRSQTRDPKLLTYTIKTNFDFEFQEFQIDYYAAEAGRKLIDPKYSLNIAEISLSNPSNVDFPSLRIDPAQGTEINVLDFKTSDSGAQGFIEAATGALEAADLAAKNKQYEKSISIYETVLLTIEDRLTEKSKNEIKDYLKGIRSRIANSYIFIYKGKLDFIDAQLKSANAIPGSNLKTFLDKYREIFGDYHSKVKEIYRTKDLEKAIEDRVEKLDIAILSNIEKEGDSQYSNFDFTSATLSYRFVRAELSSKRPNTQSYKILKTRIEKKISASEATGRSYLHSKLGGIFQTLEKDYISEGLETDEKGKRQYIERIKEGLRLGLETLTRSEFATDELIRNYNTLRSKAYSYAGKVIFDQGRADELLHEGIDKKFQKQIDTCIKIGADPNSRQNGSGTTAIERLIENKQILISPDAVRIARNQIQPNPSADSDLFNAVFQRKPDDIIRAVLKGADSNSKDFLDNTPLHKATGYGYPDISALLLMLGAEVNSKNSDGETPLHRAVGQGSIEVSKLLLSVGSDVNAIKNDGETPLYRAVSAPKMAKLLLETGADVNLKNYDGWTPLHKVAESGSGEVAKLLLQAGANVNAKDNVGWTPLDWAVQKNRFENPNIVKILRSAGGQCLVNCVE, encoded by the coding sequence ATGGAACGGTTTTATAGAAATTCGATCGCAATTCCTGCTTTACTGATATTTTTCCTTATCCATCCTTCTTTATTTTCCGGCATCCTAGCCAACGAGAATCCTTTACCTAAAATATACGTTCATAAATTCAAACTGGAGCGTAATATTCCATCCGCTCTGGAAAATCGTCTAAGGAACGGAATTATAAACTCGATCCTGCGTAACTACGAAGGAAAGTATAATATTGCGGACGATGATTCGATTGCGACTCTGCTTCGACAAGCCGAACTGAAGCAAAAACAAAATTGCAGCGACGAAATCTGTATGACTCAAATTGCCGATGCAATCGATGCGGATATACTTGTTTCCGGGGAAATATCCGGTTCTCCCCGCGGTTTTAAGGTTTATTTGCGTAGCCAGACTCGCGATCCTAAATTATTGACCTATACGATTAAAACGAATTTTGATTTTGAATTTCAAGAATTTCAAATAGATTATTATGCGGCGGAGGCAGGACGAAAACTAATCGATCCAAAATACTCCTTGAATATCGCCGAGATCTCTCTCTCAAATCCGAGCAACGTGGACTTCCCGTCGCTAAGAATAGATCCAGCTCAAGGCACCGAAATAAATGTTCTAGATTTCAAGACCTCGGATAGCGGGGCGCAAGGATTTATAGAAGCCGCGACGGGAGCGTTGGAAGCGGCCGACCTTGCGGCTAAAAATAAACAGTATGAGAAATCCATTTCGATATACGAAACGGTTCTTTTAACGATCGAAGATCGTCTCACGGAAAAGTCTAAAAATGAAATAAAAGACTACCTAAAGGGAATTCGATCTCGAATCGCCAATTCTTATATATTCATATACAAAGGCAAACTGGACTTTATCGATGCGCAGCTAAAATCAGCCAACGCTATTCCCGGATCTAACTTAAAAACCTTCTTAGATAAATATAGGGAAATTTTCGGCGATTATCATTCCAAGGTTAAGGAAATTTATCGGACAAAAGATTTGGAAAAAGCTATCGAAGATAGAGTGGAAAAATTAGATATCGCGATTCTTAGTAACATCGAAAAAGAAGGTGATTCCCAGTATTCGAATTTCGATTTTACTAGCGCTACCCTCTCCTACCGCTTCGTTAGAGCGGAACTCTCGTCCAAACGGCCTAATACTCAATCGTACAAGATCCTAAAGACCCGGATCGAAAAGAAAATCAGCGCCTCGGAGGCGACCGGAAGATCCTATTTACATAGCAAGTTAGGCGGCATTTTTCAGACTTTAGAAAAGGATTATATTTCCGAAGGTTTGGAGACCGACGAAAAGGGAAAAAGGCAATATATTGAGCGAATCAAAGAAGGACTGAGATTAGGCTTAGAAACATTGACGCGATCCGAATTCGCGACCGACGAACTAATCAGGAATTATAACACCTTACGAAGCAAAGCCTATTCGTATGCAGGAAAAGTTATATTCGACCAAGGTAGAGCGGACGAACTACTTCACGAAGGGATAGATAAGAAGTTTCAAAAACAAATCGATACATGCATCAAAATCGGTGCCGATCCGAATTCTAGACAAAACGGATCCGGTACCACGGCAATCGAAAGGTTAATCGAAAATAAGCAGATCTTAATCAGCCCTGATGCGGTCAGAATCGCAAGAAATCAAATTCAGCCTAATCCCAGTGCCGATTCGGACCTGTTCAATGCGGTCTTTCAGAGAAAACCCGATGACATTATTAGAGCTGTCCTAAAGGGCGCCGATTCCAACTCCAAGGATTTTTTAGATAATACCCCTCTTCATAAAGCGACGGGTTACGGCTATCCTGATATTTCCGCATTGCTGCTTATGCTTGGGGCCGAGGTAAATTCCAAGAATAGCGACGGAGAAACTCCTCTGCACCGAGCGGTAGGGCAAGGCTCCATCGAAGTCTCTAAGCTTTTGCTTAGCGTCGGCTCGGACGTGAATGCGATTAAGAACGACGGAGAGACGCCGTTATACCGAGCGGTTAGCGCACCGAAAATGGCCAAGTTACTGCTGGAAACCGGAGCCGACGTAAACTTAAAAAATTACGACGGCTGGACCCCGTTACATAAAGTCGCCGAAAGCGGCAGCGGAGAGGTCGCTAAGTTGCTTTTACAAGCGGGTGCCAACGTTAATGCTAAAGATAACGTCGGATGGACTCCCTTAGATTGGGCCGTACAAAAAAATAGATTCGAAAATCCGAATATTGTGAAAATTCTACGATCCGCCGGCGGTCAATGTTTGGTAAACTGCGTGGAGTAG
- a CDS encoding ABC transporter permease, translated as MFRNVKWIFWKEVRVFFGTYLAPLVLGGTAFLNSLFVLILNFNSGTNYAETTVVTFISFMSTILIAMLIVSMGSITEERNRGTLELLFTAPVTDLEIVVGKFLFGAFVCLIVSVLVDGLFPLFLYFFWKAPLYIVASGTIGVFLLGLFTFAVGLFGSSLGKNQMISMLISVMILLTLWVIGFFSYLFDAVTRKVLFHLHIFSHFIGFSKGVLPLNSIVFFLSGTIFFLYLTVKVLESRRWRG; from the coding sequence ATGTTTCGTAATGTTAAATGGATTTTTTGGAAGGAAGTGAGGGTGTTCTTCGGAACCTATCTTGCTCCCTTAGTCTTGGGTGGTACGGCGTTCTTAAATTCCCTTTTTGTCCTGATTCTTAATTTTAATTCCGGGACGAATTATGCGGAGACGACGGTCGTAACTTTCATTTCCTTTATGAGCACGATTTTAATCGCGATGCTTATCGTTTCTATGGGATCGATTACGGAAGAAAGAAATCGAGGCACTCTGGAGTTACTCTTTACCGCTCCCGTGACCGACTTGGAAATCGTAGTCGGAAAATTTTTGTTCGGCGCCTTTGTTTGTTTGATCGTTTCGGTCTTAGTAGACGGTCTCTTTCCGTTATTCTTATATTTCTTTTGGAAAGCGCCTTTGTACATCGTCGCTTCCGGAACAATCGGAGTTTTTTTACTCGGATTGTTTACGTTTGCAGTGGGCTTATTCGGCTCGAGTTTGGGAAAGAATCAGATGATATCCATGCTGATTTCCGTTATGATTCTGCTGACGCTTTGGGTGATCGGGTTCTTCTCGTATCTTTTTGATGCGGTTACGAGAAAAGTTCTATTTCATTTGCACATTTTTTCCCATTTTATCGGGTTTTCGAAAGGAGTGCTTCCTTTGAACAGCATCGTTTTCTTTTTGAGCGGAACGATATTCTTTTTATATTTAACGGTCAAAGTTCTCGAATCTAGGAGGTGGAGAGGATGA
- a CDS encoding ACP S-malonyltransferase, with protein MAIANFLNEAKAQGNRLFLQFGGQGSPWLKELSKLYESDPSLKEFFDTAFKSLAEELPHIDKKYIPQGYDFESWLKNPESAPDESYLCSATVSIVGIFLTQVGNYVSLTHKGFSTSELVSNAVGATGHSQGVIPAVLIALGKEGSEFYKEFSKFLKFVLYLGYRAQEQYGIFSPTEDLLKGNEEIGDKQPAPMVAVIGYSPAELDERVKSINSELGLSGLKALYVSLYNTPDSNIISGDPDKLLLFRKKYKAEMDERKIKFVYLRTTAPFHCPLMEATENSVPKDMERIGFAYKGSDLKIPVFSIFDGRNFQNESEVALPLFREVLIKALHWNKAMAAFAKTPKLVGIDFGPSVVSQKLTQANLEASENKIYSASSPKDIKVLLA; from the coding sequence ATGGCAATAGCAAACTTCCTAAACGAAGCCAAAGCACAAGGCAATCGACTATTCCTCCAATTCGGAGGACAAGGATCTCCTTGGTTAAAAGAGCTCTCCAAGCTCTATGAATCGGACCCCTCCCTAAAGGAATTCTTCGATACCGCCTTTAAATCTCTTGCGGAAGAACTTCCTCACATAGATAAAAAATACATTCCGCAAGGCTATGACTTCGAATCCTGGCTAAAGAATCCGGAATCCGCGCCGGATGAAAGTTACCTTTGCAGCGCCACCGTTTCCATTGTCGGAATCTTCCTAACCCAAGTCGGAAATTACGTCTCTTTGACTCATAAAGGATTTTCCACATCCGAATTGGTATCCAATGCGGTCGGTGCGACAGGACATAGCCAAGGCGTCATTCCTGCCGTATTGATCGCGCTCGGTAAAGAAGGCTCGGAGTTTTACAAAGAATTTTCAAAATTTCTGAAGTTTGTTCTGTATCTCGGATATCGTGCACAAGAACAATACGGGATATTCAGTCCGACGGAAGATTTGCTGAAAGGTAACGAAGAAATCGGCGACAAGCAACCTGCTCCGATGGTTGCAGTAATCGGCTATTCCCCAGCCGAATTGGATGAAAGAGTCAAATCGATCAACTCGGAGCTAGGACTCTCGGGATTGAAAGCACTTTACGTTTCTCTTTACAATACTCCCGATTCCAATATTATTTCAGGCGATCCCGATAAGCTTCTTCTATTTCGCAAAAAGTACAAAGCCGAAATGGACGAACGAAAAATCAAATTCGTGTATCTCAGAACGACTGCTCCGTTTCATTGTCCGTTAATGGAAGCTACTGAAAATTCCGTTCCTAAGGATATGGAAAGAATCGGTTTTGCTTATAAAGGATCCGATCTGAAAATTCCGGTCTTCTCGATTTTTGACGGAAGAAATTTTCAGAACGAGTCGGAAGTAGCTCTTCCTTTGTTCAGAGAAGTTCTGATCAAAGCTTTACATTGGAATAAAGCGATGGCCGCTTTTGCAAAGACCCCTAAATTAGTAGGCATAGATTTCGGACCTAGCGTCGTTTCTCAGAAATTAACCCAGGCTAATTTAGAAGCATCCGAAAACAAAATTTACAGCGCTTCTAGTCCAAAAGACATTAAGGTTCTTTTGGCTTAG
- a CDS encoding UDP-N-acetylmuramate--L-alanine ligase, with product MKIHLIGIGGIAMGNLASMLRSLGHEVSGSDSGVYPPMSDKLKEWGIPYAEGFDPSRLKGKDLVVIGNAISRGNPEVEEVLNEGLEYASMSSALERYILAGKKVVVVAGTHGKTTTTFLIHYLLKEAGLNPSLFVGGIRQDGFPGFEYSNGEYFIIEGDEYDTAFFDKASKFLHYRPLYAVLNALDFDHADIFKDIGEIETMFARLLRLVPGKGKVYYWAGAANLKKLCKDASKFLRSEAFEYNRKESVLSWKKGNLVSGHRVLRPRFFGDHNYRNAEVALRVCEEILKKEGKSDPRSLLLDALEKFPGVKRRQEILFESSKTIVIEDFAHHPVAVQETIKSVRKAFPDHKIISLFEPRSATSHRNVFQKEYSFAFNGSTVTFITEIFNLKKVSKENRLDVKKLILKLPKHSGTLPFYCKDPKDLILKLRKILPQFEGEKILILAMSNGAFGGIYPLLKDIAGSRK from the coding sequence TTGAAGATTCATCTAATCGGAATCGGCGGCATTGCAATGGGGAATCTTGCTTCGATGCTTCGGAGTTTAGGCCATGAAGTTTCCGGTTCGGATTCGGGTGTTTATCCGCCTATGTCCGACAAGCTAAAAGAATGGGGAATTCCTTATGCAGAAGGATTCGATCCGTCCCGTCTCAAGGGAAAAGATCTAGTCGTAATCGGTAATGCCATCTCTCGCGGAAATCCCGAAGTAGAGGAAGTTTTAAACGAAGGCTTGGAATATGCATCCATGTCTTCCGCTCTAGAACGCTATATTTTAGCGGGGAAGAAGGTCGTAGTAGTGGCCGGGACTCACGGTAAAACAACTACGACTTTCTTGATACACTATTTGCTCAAGGAGGCGGGATTGAATCCCAGTCTTTTTGTGGGTGGAATTCGTCAGGATGGTTTTCCCGGCTTCGAATATTCAAACGGCGAATATTTTATCATCGAAGGAGACGAGTACGACACGGCGTTCTTCGACAAAGCCTCTAAGTTTCTGCATTATCGACCTTTGTATGCGGTATTAAATGCATTAGATTTTGATCATGCGGACATCTTTAAGGATATCGGAGAAATCGAAACGATGTTTGCCCGCCTACTGCGATTAGTCCCAGGAAAAGGAAAAGTTTACTATTGGGCGGGGGCCGCTAATTTAAAAAAATTATGCAAGGATGCGTCTAAGTTTTTACGTTCGGAAGCGTTCGAATACAATAGAAAGGAATCCGTTCTCTCTTGGAAGAAGGGAAACTTGGTTTCCGGTCATCGAGTTCTTCGTCCCCGTTTTTTCGGGGATCATAATTATAGGAATGCCGAAGTAGCGCTTCGGGTGTGCGAAGAAATCCTAAAAAAGGAAGGTAAATCGGATCCAAGGTCGCTCTTGCTGGATGCGCTGGAAAAATTCCCAGGCGTTAAACGACGTCAAGAGATCTTATTCGAATCATCCAAAACGATAGTGATCGAGGATTTCGCCCACCATCCGGTAGCAGTCCAGGAGACGATTAAATCGGTTAGAAAAGCCTTTCCGGATCATAAGATCATTAGCCTTTTTGAACCTAGGAGTGCGACCTCTCACAGAAATGTTTTTCAAAAGGAATATTCCTTTGCGTTTAACGGTTCAACAGTAACGTTTATTACGGAAATCTTTAATTTAAAAAAGGTATCCAAAGAAAATCGCCTGGACGTAAAAAAATTGATTTTAAAGCTCCCGAAGCATTCGGGAACTTTACCGTTTTACTGTAAGGATCCCAAGGACTTGATTCTAAAATTAAGGAAAATCCTTCCCCAATTCGAAGGGGAGAAAATTCTGATCCTAGCTATGTCCAACGGGGCTTTCGGGGGAATTTACCCTTTACTTAAGGATATTGCGGGATCAAGAAAATGA